Proteins from a genomic interval of Plasmodium sp. gorilla clade G2 genome assembly, chromosome: 10:
- a CDS encoding formin 2, putative produces the protein MGTMNKSFKDMNNMYMNNPSMNMVNNNIWSSERIVLPSEEYLYYINLFNLNDKFDNQYIDNKTASSFLQNSGLSISVLHTIWEYSDVENKGYLTLEDFFICCRLVAHAQSGNVINAELISIQPPCLPSFDIVRHKSFSDISNMEGSLKWKLSSKEKENYQRIFKSLDIKNEEKIEGSVLREYYMNTTNISVCELMQIWNISDIDNDGFLNLDEFFIMNKIVEVRKERIINIPLSVPVELLQSVQNKDNTFASEDDVTFRKNADEEGGKKRESIKLSLGDILKSDLSKKKEHLGDEEEEENEKLEMEYDFFELNKEDTVKSKKNLKKGKKETIHFGVDEENDDEEEQQQDDDNDDDNINNINNKDKPFFSTNFEAYDQMNNDDVNDTDELAFNNGYDKFVQGSGVDKDLDSTNEKKKKKKIKKNKKSHSKVEQDSNDKDDENSVDHSDDDCEVSPYSEGRKKGGSKYSIFKEKKKKEKGDKHKKKIHSKSDDNNNKNNCDNNNNNSDGNNHSDCNRFMSDDLHWDDKKKKKDKGKKKEKDEEKKKKKKYSEEEKYFTRLIDFNYTDLKNYHIESKDVYKIEEINRKLEEEIKKKKIDIEKKKKQVNCLAYVYENELKKYQCLKEERRNLEFLNLCLYKDIKYKKENIKAIRNEIKEIIDDINKINIENINLNKNYNKKENEIKCTDNKRKQLKTMIDKEKHDLKKDEKNLIILKNMIDYLKKQKHRALKLQDNLKNRYDITNSDHQMLIKNILHQQNYLNNITNKRLNIQKLKNQHLLLFNSLSNQSLLLDMQNNDKHFLQNNDKKVLKNNDNKIIKNNDNIILHTNDKIRNSLPIENYVLCNTPSNHHKKYYTDKKGIPNNHNDDIKHAKKNFELFEHIKNGDSVDIFSSLEDLESVKDDEIVNDMKHLENYISKDNSLKSVDNSS, from the exons atgGGAACAATGAATAAATCTTTTAAGGATATGAacaatatgtatatgaaTAACCCATCTATGAACAtggttaataataatatatggtCATCTGAAAGGATTGTATTACCATCAGaggaatatttatattatataaatttatttaa ctTGAATGATAAATTTGATAATCAATATATAGACAACAAGACAGCCTCTTCCTTTCTTCAGAATTCTGGTCTATCAATATCTGTATTACATACt aTATGGGAATATAGTGATGTTGAGAATAAAGGATATTTAACATTAGaagatttttttatttgttgtcGTTTAGTTGCTCATGCTCAGAGTGGAAACGTAATAAATGCAGAATTGATTTCTATAC aaCCGCCGTGTCTTCCCAGCTTTGACATCGTTAGACATAAATCCTTCTCAGACATATCCAATATGGAGGGTAGCTTAAAATGGAAATTGAGTTccaaagaaaaagaaaattatcaaagaatatttaaatcattagatataaaaaatgaagaaaaaatagaagGATCAGTTCTTCGTGAgtattatatgaatacaaCAAATATATCTGTATGTGAGTTAATGCAGATATGGAATATTTCGGATATAGATAACGATGGATTTTTAAATTTAgatgaattttttattatgaataaaatagTAGAAGTAAGAAAGGAGagaataattaatattcCTCTGTCTGTTCCTGTCGAGTTATTACAATCTGTTCAAAATAAGGACAACACATTTGCATCTGAGg ATGATGTAACCTTTCGAAAAAACGCAGATGAGGAGGgaggaaaaaaaagagaatcCATAAAACTTTCTTTAGGAGATATTTTGAAATCAGATCTGTCAAAGAAGAAGGAACATCTAGGAGATGAGGAGGAAGAAGAAAACGAAAAGTTAGAGATGgaatatgatttttttgaattaaacAAAGAAGATACAGtcaaaagtaaaaaaaaccTTAAGAAGGGTAAGAAAGAAACCATTCATTTTGGAGTCGACgaagaaaatgatgatgagGAGGAGCAGCAGCAGGATGACGacaatgatgatgataatatcaataatattaataataaagataaaccATTTTTTTCAACTAATTTTGAAGCGTATGATCAAATGAACAACGATGATGTAAATGATACAGATGAGCTTGCTTTTAATAATGGATACGATAAGTTTGTTCAAGGAAGTGGGGTCGATAAGGATTTAGATTCAACAAAtgagaagaagaaaaaaaagaaaataaaaaaaaataaaaaaagccATTCAAAGGTTGAACAGGATAGTAATGATAAGGATGATGAGAACAGTGTAGACCATTCTGATGATGATTGTGAAGTATCACCATATTCtgaaggaagaaaaaaaggaGGTAGTAAATATTCAATTTTtaaggaaaagaaaaagaaagaaaaggGAGACAAACATAAAAAGAAGATTCACAGTAagagtgatgataataataataagaataattgtgataataataataacaatagtGATGGTAATAACCACAGTGATTGTAATCGCTTCATGAGTGATGATTTGCATTGGGAtgataagaaaaagaaaaaagataaaggaaagaagaaagaaaaagatgaagagaaaaagaaaaaaaagaaatactcAGAGGAAGAGAAATATTTTACAAGACTTATTGATTTTAATTATactgatttaaaaaattatcacaTTGAAAGTAAGGATGTTTATAAAATTGAAGAGATAAATAGAAAACttgaagaagaaataaaaaaaaaaaaaatcgatatagaaaaaaaaaaaaaacaagtaAATTGTTTAGCTTATGTAtatgaaaatgaattaaaaaagtaTCAAtgtttaaaagaagaaagacGTAACTtagaatttttaaatttatgtttatataaagatataaaatataaaaaagaaaatattaaagctattagaaatgaaataaaagaaattatagatgatataaataaaataaatattgaaaatataaatttaaataaaaattataataaaaaagaaaatgaaataaaatgtacagataataaaagaaaacaatTAAAAACGATGatagataaagaaaaacatgatttaaaaaaagatgaaaaaaatcttatcatattgaaaaatatgatagattatttaaaaaaacaaaaacataGAGCACTTAAATTAcaagataatttaaaaaatagataTGATATAACCAATTCTGATCATCAAAtgttaattaaaaatatattacatcaacagaattatttaaataatattacaaataaacgtcttaatattcaaaaattaaaaaatcaacatcttcttctttttaattcattatctaatcaatcattattattagacatgcaaaataatgataaacacttcttacaaaataatgataaaaaagttttaaaaaataatgataacaaaataatcaaaaataatgataatattatattacatacaaatgataaaataagaaattcTTTGCCTATAGAAAATTATGTTTTATGTAACACCCCATCAAATCaccataaaaaatattacactGATAAAAAGGGAATACCAAACAATCAc aatGATGATATTAAGCATGCGAAAAAAAACTTTGAACTTTTTGAGCATATCAAAAATGGTGACAGCGTCGATATTTTTTCAAGTCTTGAGGATCTTGAATCAGTGAAGGATGATgag attGTAAATGATATGAAACACcttgaaaattatatatcgAAAGATAATAGTTTAAAGAGTGTTGATAATAGTAGC
- a CDS encoding glutamine--fructose-6-phosphate aminotransferase [isomerizing], putative: MNFKFKTVIHNLKNKFKHEFVSDKKKLYSHKFMKYKYNIYENNGLLNYGCSMKKYLFGNRKEDQDEEFKGTYKNENMKRYQIWKYNNNLSQIDTYNNMISSQKKNTYNNMISSQKKNTYNNMISSQKKNTYNNFISSPKDKYNNYYHALFNNNNIFNQKKLLFFFMAICLGLNKILNTQEENNNSLKKKKKKKKILNNHFFFGLSNQTASCCGIMAYMGNRDASKILIDGIEILQNRGYDSCGMSTISNKNVLKTTKYASNTTCDAIEKLKSNYLNSHKNDHIGIAHTRWATHGCKTDENAHPHVDYGERISIVHNGIIENYREIKTFLLKNNIPFKSNTDTEVVANLIGYFLDKKQSFQDAVLSAITQLEGTWSFCIIHKNHPDEMILASNGSPLHIGFKDDEIFIASEHTALFMFTNEYISLKNGEILSISKDKINDLKSLKKVESIPEIAIQKTPHPYPHWTIKEIHEQSDTLSKSLNNGGRFSSGDHYVKLGGLDPYVHDLNKIENLVLVGCGTSYYAALFAKYLMNYLNCFNTVQVMDPIDFNISVIPKEKEGVIFISQSGETRDVIKACKLAEDLNVRKLSVVNSVGSTIANMTGRGVYLNAGREVGVASTKCFTSEVSVLTLIALWFFQNKKNNQSSNKATSLINSLHRLPLYAGVTIKSCENTCKTLSEKFKNTKSMLIIGNGLSYPIAQEGALKIKELAYIHCEGFTGASLKHGPYALLGGEDNIPVIMLLFNDNTKNAMINTGEQIKSRGAHIVCLTDDENLVKHFADDIILIPNNGVLTPLLAVIPLQMLAYYTSVNKGINPDKPRCLAKTVTVS, translated from the coding sequence atgaattTTAAATTCAAAACAGTAATAcacaatttaaaaaataaattcaaaCATGAATTTGTGTctgataaaaagaaattatactctcataaatttatgaaatataaatataatatatatgaaaataatgggTTGTTAAATTATGGTTGttcaatgaaaaaatatctaTTTGGTAATCGTAAAGAAGATCAAGATGAGGAATTTAAaggtacatataaaaatgagaATATGAAACGTTATCaaatatggaaatataataataatttatcacaaatagatacatataataatatgatatcatcacaaaaaaaaaatacatataataatatgatatcatcacaaaaaaaaaatacatataataatatgatatcatcacaaaaaaaaaatacatataataattttatatcctCACctaaagataaatataataattattatcatgctctctttaataataataatatctttaatcaaaagaaattattatttttttttatggctATCTGTTTgggtttaaataaaattctgAACACTcaggaagaaaataataattccttaaaaaaaaaaaaaaaaaaaaaaaaaattctgaaCAACCACTTTTTTTTTGGCTTGTCCAATCAAACAGCTAGCTGTTGTGGAATTATGGCATATATGGGGAATAGAGATGCTTCGAAGATATTAATAGATGGTATTGAAATTTTACAAAATAGAGGATATGATTCATGTGGAATGTCAACtataagtaataaaaatgttttaaaaacaaCTAAGTATGCAAGTAATACAACTTGTGATGCtattgaaaaattaaaatcaaATTACCTGAACAGTCATAAAAATGATCATATAGGAATTGCACACACACGATGGGCAACACATGGATGTAAAACTGATGAAAATGCTCATCCACATGTTGATTATGGTGAACGTATAAGTATAGTTCATAATGGTATAATTGAAAATTATAGAGaaattaaaacatttttattaaagaataatattcCATTTAAATCAAATACTGATACAGAGGTAGTAGCTAATTTGATAGGATATTTTTTAGATAAAAAACAATCATTTCAAGATGCTGTTTTGTCAGCCATAACACAATTAGAAGGTACATGGAGTTTTTgtataatacataaaaatcaTCCGGATGAGATGATTTTAGCTTCAAATGGATCACCTTTACATATTGGTTTCAAGGATGATGAGATTTTTATAGCATCTGAACATACAgctttatttatgtttactaatgaatatatatcctTAAAAAATGGAGAAATACTTTCTATAagtaaagataaaataaatgatttaaAATCATTGAAGAAAGTAGAAAGTATTCCAGAAATAGCTATACAAAAAACTCCACATCCATATCCACATTGGACTATTAAAGAAATACATGAACAGTCAGATACTTTATCCAAGTCATTAAATAATGGTGGTAGATTTAGTAGTGGAGATCATTATGTAAAATTAGGAGGATTAGATCCTTATGTACAcgatttaaataaaatagaaaatttaGTTTTGGTTGGATGTGGTACATCTTATTATGCAGCATTATTTGCTAAATATCTTATGAATTACTTAAATTGTTTTAATACTGTTCAGGTTATGGATCCTATcgattttaatatatctgtaataccaaaagaaaaagaaggaGTTATATTCATATCCCAAAGTGGTGAAACACGAGATGTTATAAAAGCCTGTAAATTAGCAGAAGATTTGAATGTAAGGAAATTGTCAGTTGTTAATTCTGTTGGATCAACAATTGCAAATATGACAGGTCGTGGAGTGTATTTAAATGCAGGTAGAGAAGTAGGAGTAGCATCAACAAAATGTTTTACCTCTGAAGTATCCGTGTTAACATTAATAGCCTTATggttttttcaaaataaaaaaaataatcaatcGAGTAATAAGGCAACATCCTTAATTAATTCTTTACATAGATTACCTTTATATGCAGGAGTAACAATTAAATCATGTGAAAATACATGTAAAACATTATCAgagaaatttaaaaataccAAATCTATGTTAATTATAGGAAATGGTTTAAGTTATCCTATAGCACAAGAAGGtgctttaaaaataaaagaattggCTTATATACATTGTGAAGGTTTCACTGGAGCTTCTCTTAAACATGGACCATATGCATTATTAGGTGGTGAAGACAATATCCCTGTaattatgttattatttaatgataaCACCAAAAATGCAATGATCAATACAGGAGAACAAATAAAATCAAGAGGAGCACATATTGTATGTTTAACGGATGATGAAAACTTGGTTAAACATTTTGCAGATGATATCATTTTAATTCCAAATAATGGTGTCTTAACACCTTTACTAGCAGTCATACCTTTACAAATGTTGGCATATTATACGAGTGTAAACAAGGGTATTAATCCTGATAAACCGAGATGTTTAGCCAAAACGGTAACCGTGtcgtaa